The proteins below are encoded in one region of Pleuronectes platessa chromosome 12, fPlePla1.1, whole genome shotgun sequence:
- the lrrc18a gene encoding leucine-rich repeat-containing protein 18, producing MPKGKEAKGTKVTLRAARKAIRMTLDGRRRLTLSNMGITIFPKCLLKLTNVDELDLSRNLIRKLPDNFGNFSSLRWLDLHSNKLESVPESIGNLVALTHLNLSNNLLTSAGLPSTLGSLTSLTCLNLGMNKLDSVPPTLAALESLQELGLFDNLFINLPDFLQVLKHLTKLNMKRNPLSYIQEDGEETLQRKTAPEEEVHLVSENKLCRPCLRRVKDQRKRLTGLLVSSQPADTSDMIEEKRIKTYAGLIVPNSVAAVNQDVWRIRAVKQETIKGHKELLQ from the coding sequence ATGCCCAAAGGAAAGGAAGCTAAAGGGACTAAGGTCACCCTCAGGGCGGCCAGAAAGGCGATACGGATGACACTAGATGGACGACGCAGACTGACCCTCAGCAACATGGGTATAACCATCTTCCCAAAGTGTCTCCTCAAGCTGACCAACGTAGATGAGTTGGACCTCAGCCGTAACCTGATAAGGAAACTCCCAGACAACTTTGGGAACTTCTCATCACTCAGATGGCTTGATCTGCACAGCAACAAACTGGAGTCTGTGCCAGAGTCAATTGGCAACCTGGTAGCGCTGACTCACCTCAACCTCTCTAACAACCTCCTAACCTCCGCGGGTTTACCCTCCACTCTGGGTtctctcaccagtctgacgtgTCTCAATCTGGGGATGAACAAGCTGGACAGCGTACCTCCCACTCTGGCGGCTCTAGAAAGTCTCCAAGAGTTAGGCCTGTTTGACAACCTCTTCATCAACCTACCAGACTTTCTGCAGGTCCTAAAACACCTCACCAAATTGAACATGAAACGAAATCCTCTATCGTACATTCAGGAGGATGGTGAGGAGACGCTACAGAGAAAAACTGCACCAGAGGAAGAAGTGCACCTAGTATCTGAGAACAAGCTGTGCAGGCCATGCTTAAGAAGAGTTAAAGACCAGAGGAAAAGGCTTACTGGCTTACTTGTATCAAGCCAACCAGCTGATACAAGTGATATGATTGAGGAGAAAAGGATAAAGACTTATGCAGGACTGATAGTGCCAAACTCAGTAGCTGCAGTCAATCAAGATGTGTGGAGAATCAGAGCGGTGAAGCAAGAGACAATTAAAGGACACAAAGAACTGTTGCAATAA